A region of the Channa argus isolate prfri chromosome 14, Channa argus male v1.0, whole genome shotgun sequence genome:
TAAAGCAGGAAAAGTTACGCGATGATaacaaacaaagattaaaaCTCCCTCAAACCGCACGATCAGAGAGGGTAAGCTTTACTCAACAGACTGGATAATTCACTATACTAAAATACCACTAACATatgaaagaggaggaaaaaaaatcaaaagaaaaaggagcaaCTGCAACAGGCAGCGGCCCGTGTCTGTGATACCTTGCATTGGGTGTCAAGCTGCGAAGCACGTGTGTGAGGGAGGACAGAGCAAGAGTGCCAGTCTGCTGCACCAGAAGAGAGTTTTCATATGATGTCTCCTCTGCGTAGTGCTCGTAGGTCACACACTCCCACCACAGCCAGTTAAACTGGCTTTGCTTAAACTGGTCCCACACTGGGAACACAGAGAAACTCCGCTTCAAGGATTTATTTAGATATGGAAGGTCAGCTTTAAAAAGTTATAGTCATCAAAATAATTAACGCTTCCTCCAAACACCCACCCAAAGGGGCGTTGATGTGGTCTAAGGAAGCCACCAAGTGCAGGTTGGGGAGGGATGCCAGCTGCCCCAGAGCACTCTGGGTTTTCTCTCCTCGCAGCATTGGTCCATCAATGTTATGAATTACCAGGTACACATGAATATCTTGGCCTGGGAGGACACGTTTAATTTTAAACCATAGAATTTAAACGTAAAACTTAAGATAATTACAATTCACAAACATACTCACTGTCTTTAAGCTTCTGAGAGATGAACTGGATCTGGTCTGATGGTGTTCGGAAACTTCCTTGGTGCTCTAGAACATCACATGTCAGAGCATTTAAGATCTGCAATAAGagcaaatatataaatagatCAACATTGTTCcagtttatttaatatttcaagtGATAGAGAGgtgtaaattttaaaattatgggGCACATCTATACTGACTGATTTAAGAGTAATTGAAGGGAAAAATCCATTGACCACAAGGTGAATTTCTTCAGACAAGTAAGAAACACGGAAGTCCTCAAGCAGAGCTTTTTTGCTGCCCAAGCCATAGACCAGCACACTAAAGCCCaacctacacacaaacacacacagatactttTTGTTTACCAGTACTAGTATGCTGTAACACGCAAAAGCTACCAAATAGCATTAGCAAACCACACTCACTGTAACTGTAACATCCATTTGCTGAAGTGCTCTCTGTGTTTCCCGTTGAGCTGCTGGATCTCTTTTGAGTAGCAGGAAGGCTTTCCTTCTAAGAGACGCACCAATGTGTcctgaaaataaagacaaacatgacCTCACAGGTGGTGAAAAGGCAACAAGTGTAATACATTAAAATCAATGGCTGTTATTTACTGACCCTGTCAAGCTTTGGGGTGTGTAAACGTTCAAGAGTGCGGTCCGATGTCAAAACTTTGGAACTACCATGAGCTTCGAAATACTCCTCAACCATACTGGGCTGGTTGAGGGGTTCAGATGTGCTCTTGCTCCTCTTAGCAGGTGTCTTATAGAGAGCTGCAGATAAACCTTTACTAGGTGTTCTTGGGGTCTTTGAGTTCTCCTTGTCTTCTTTCTTGTCTTCCTTCTTTACTTTCCCCTCTTCCTCCAtaccatcttcatcatcatcctcctctccAGAGTCTGAGGGTGACAGCTCACTATCGCTGTCTGACCGCAAGTTCGGAGCTGAAACAGCCAACAGTTTTAAGATCATAGCTGTTTCTAATCTTATATAATTGAACCTATTGTAAGTTGTTAGACATACTTGTCATTCTCTTCCTGAGCCTGTGTGGTGTTGTAGAGACAAACTGGACCTTTTTGCTCTGATGTACAAAAACCAGAGTAAACATTGAGATTAGAAGCATTGCAGttttacaaaactttttttaaaatgttgtcaacagtaaaaaaagtaattttaaaatttcaaacaacTTGTATTCCCACCCTCCGTGGTGTCCTGTTTTCACCTCCGTGGTCTAGttagagaagagagaaaaaaacctcAACTGTgtggacaaaataaacaataaatattaaatattaatatcaaaataattaaataaatgtaaattttactGCGGCCCGTTCGGGTGGGAGTGGAGGGTTCAACGTTGGGGGTTGATTTGAAGGTCACGCTTTTTCCAGGTGTCCGTGCCAGCTCATTTgctaaatacacaaaacatggTACTCTATTATCCAAGTTAATAATCTTCTAATTAATTTTGCTAATGGTACAGAAAGGAAGAACATGAGTTGATCTATGAGTGAGTTGTAGGGGGCTCTCACCTATTTGAGCCATGCTGTGACCACGCTTGACTttctgaaatgtgaaaatggagGATCCAGCAACTCTGGACATatcctcctcatcttctgtGAAACCAAGTCAGCAAAAGGAGCcaccaattttaaaaaaagtttaatatcaTTAGCAGTTCTCAGCAGATCTTAAACTTCAACCACTGACCGTTTTATATTATGATGGTTAACACAGTGTATATGAGCTCTGTATGTTTTCACTGAGTTTTATTGGGTGGACAAAATATCCTATCAATATCTATCAATGTAACAGATTTTAAGTCAACAGCAGTACAAACTGCAGGATCCAAAATGACCATATAGCCAAATCAAAACCTTTACAGAAATTACTTATAACTAAGTTTCATTGAACACTGAAAGAGCAAAAACCATTCTCTCACCTTCTACATGGTCTGTTCCTAAAGCTTGGATATAATCCTGCTCATCAAAGATTCCATTTTCATCCGCACCATATTCTGCATGCTCGGTTGCCCGTCGTCCAGCTGGGCTCTTAAACGTTACCATCTTTTGAACAGACCCGCCGCTGTTCTGTACACCTTATAGAGTTGCAACACAAACAGGAGACAGAGACGTCACACACCTGCCCATAAACAAAATCAAGAGGAGTAAAGATCATATTGCTCGCACCCTCCTGTTTGTCCACGATGTGCTCCACAACATCTCCATCCCCAATGAACTTCACTTCCAACACACTCATGGCAGTAGCTAGTtgacaaacacaacacagaaaaatgtctcTCGGTCAACGCCGTGTGCTTTATGGCTAACGACGTGTGTAAATCCAGAATCCCTGGCGGAGTTGCCCGTCAGTATACACAATGAGCAGAAACAAACTGCGGCTGAACACTGAACTAAAGTGGAAATGTAAGAAATTGCATCTGATCTTAAGTAACTTACTTGATATTTTCAATATCACCCGATAAAGATATAAGCAAATATGTTAGAAACGTAGAACTAAACCCTGTGATAATGTGACAACTTTCCGCGCCATCCTCCTGAAGTGTTTAAACCACGTGACAAGTGAAAGGTCAAATGGAAACCAATCAGAACGTTCGTTGCAGTGAAAACACGATTTCCCACAATGCTCTTCACATAACAGCACGCGATCTATTGGGTGCTGCTAATTATTACACCCAAGAATGAGCTTTTATCAATAACAATgccactgcaaacacaaataacaacaattattataattacaatagaatatataatattaataacataaaagtatttttataatTGAATTAGTCATATCTTTGCTGTTGGTAATATATAAGTGGCCTATATAAgttgccatttaccatttaatacaCATCTTTAGTGCTACACACAAAAATTAATTGTAGAGGTgactataaaatgtatatataacaTTTAGGATTTATTGTAATATCTGGACTACATGCATCCGCCCAAAGCCTGCTGCAATTAACTGCTGCCTTGAAGCATACGTCTTTTTCAAATTCTGACACAAATTGATACTGAAGAAGTGATGAAGGGGTAACACAGTCCTACAtatctttttcatttaaaagtatACAATTTATAGTTTATGTGATATGtacattctttttttcataCCACTTTAGAGAAAATGTGACACATCAAAAAGTATTATGTGTTATTTCAGCATCAGTATTTCTGTAATATCTCTGAACTTTCAATTTGGAATGATATGCGAAGGATATGCTTCTTTGCCccagaaaaatagaaatatacagtaaataatctTCAATCACAGCCATCCAATTTATTCCATGCTTATAATAACAAACTCATGATCAAGTGAGGGGTTGGACAGCTGATCACCACCCACGTGTGGGTATCCACTTCCCCACCAGACGGCCCTCAGAGTGCACATGGTACACAGGATGCATCGCAGCTGTTGCACAAGACTGCAGAAATTAGCAGAAACATTGAGATAAGACAATGAGAGATAAGGAGACACACAATAAATGTTACACATGACTGAGCTTAACAATAAACAGCACTTACATGGTAGGGGATCAGTGTGAGCAGAGTGCCTAGAGGGAATTTGCTGTAATCCAGTGGTCCTGAAATGGGCTCCACTCTGCCATGCTCCTGAGTCATAGATACAAGCCTGGAGGGAAAAGTCTTTCATCAAGTAACTTCAGTCACAATTGAGTTTAGTATTGAGAATTAATGCGAAAGTAGATACTCATTACTTGAGGTTTGAGTGTCCTTCAATTACAGCATTTCCAGTGGGAAGTTTTCCAGCTCCATCCAAACTGAGAGGAGAAATGGTAGGAAGAATTTATGAAAGGGTCAAATTTAAATTctgcaaatacaaaactaaGCAGACAAAGCCACCTGATTCCAGTCCATCCACAGTCAATGAGGAGTTGGTTCCTGTGAGGACTGTGCCCAATGACCCTTGTCAAAACCCGCACAGCCACATCCTCCAGACTGCAGGAGCCGATCAAAGACTGCTGCACATCTAAAATATATCAGATATACTTTAAAAAATCATCACCGTTCTTTGCTCCAATACAGTTACTTTTTTAACATAATGCTAATTTCAACTGTGTATCTACATCCACCCACACACCATAGAAGACGTAGTTTCCAGGATGCACCTCACTGAGCCGTGACATGTCTTTGACTGGGTGACTGCAGGAAGGAGTGGAGCCAATGCTGGACTTACAGGTGATGCCAATAGACTTCAGTCTGTCagaaaacaaatccaaagagGTTAAATAATGATCATATTAATATAGAATTTCCTTGGACATTGATCTAAATGCTCAGAATCACTTGCACTTTTCAGGTGTTACAactttcttattattttaactttattgtctGGTCTTTTACAACCATGgcctaaaaaaaatatttaaagtattgGGAAAGAAACATCTCATGAGGGAGAAATAACTtcctcaaaaaagaaaaaacaaaactaactaaTAAAGTAGGGTTCCTGCTTTGTAAGTGTcagtgtttatgtattttaacctCTGAAGCAGGTTACACATGGAATAATTTGTATGCCTTACTTTTCTATGAACTGCAAAGTCAAGCTGGTGGTTTCCTGGGCAACAGCCTGTATTTGCTCTACTCCCATGCAGTTATAAGTATTCCCACAGTGAGCATACACTCCTGTTAGCTGCACACCTTCTGCCTGCGCAATGGCTTGAGCCAATCTGAGCGCCTCCGGTTCCGAGTGCAGGACACCAGCTATGACAAAGAGCAAGCACACAATCACCAGGTGCTCAGAAGATGATGAGCAGCAGGTGCAGCAGGTGTTTTGTGGTTTCCCTGTCGGTTTACCTCTCCCATTGCCACAGTCAAGTTTCAGCCAGATGTGCCACAGTCGACCATCTTTTAGTGGTCTCTTTTTTAGCTGCTCCAGAGCATCAGGATGATCCAATAAAATCTGGAAGAGCTCCAGTCTCTCTGACAAGACTGCACAACGCTCcacctagacacacacacacatgcaaaattgagtcaataattaattaaatttaagaTACTAAGCTTTGATAAGTAAGGTAAAGGTAAAATAATGATGTAGAATCTATTTGCAGTTAGGAGATAAATCAGCTAAACCATTTTCCATTAGACATAGCCTACTGTTAAGAGCACACaaagcaaaattaaacaaataaaaaacattcgTCAGTCAATTTTTTTGGTCAAGATCTTAATGAAGCTACAATCGACAGCTTATTTAAATGATATGCAGTTGTGAGAAGCTCCCCCATCACTTTTGTTACAGCAGGCATATTTACCTGTCATACACAGTGTTATTGTTTACACCAAGGGTCACTTAATAAACAATGTTATGACTCTAAAACTAAAGCAAGTAAAAGGAATTGGGCCAATCAtgaattttattgtttacactttcttttctactttgtGTTATAGGCAATTATATACATTTGTAGCACTCAAACATTTGGGCGATTATTAGGATTTGTTTGTTGTAATTACTTAATACTTCCACTAAAACCTTATCAAATGGAATAGAGTATGCATAAATGATGTCATCAAATCCATGGTCGGCATAGAAACAGGCCTCAGCTAGTGTGGAAACCACGATGCACCTCCGTGATCCACCTGTCATTATGTCTGCACACTcactagaaaaacaaatacacagacaaacatcagtATCAGAATAATCTGTGAgtttataatgtgtgtgtgtctgtgtgtgtgtgtgtatgtgtgtgtgtgtacagggtTTTGTGGGTCTTCATGTGTGGGCGAAGCTGTACACCCAGCTTCTCAAAGCGTTCGATCATCCTCTTGGCATTTCTCTTCACTTTGTCCACATCCACCACCAGAGCAGGAGTACACAGGGCTGAGAGAGGCTCTCCCTCCATACGGGCagcactgcaacacacacacacacactttacatttcTAATGCAATTAAACATTTGCGAATTACTGGCTTCAGTTCCAAATGTCACCATTAAAAGCTAACTTGCAGTTCCACTGTCACTGTAGTTTTATAGTGCCTCGAGTTATGTAATGTGAGGTCACAGAATTTGAACTTTGAAATCTCAAAACCAAGATGATTTTTGTTGAAGCGCTTCTTGTTTTCCAGCTGATACTGACATACAGAAATAACGTAAGTACCAAAATATAacttaacaaaaacattaatatagCGTTTATGCGTAAGTAAATCAGATAAGTGAGCATTAATTGCACGGTAACATACTGTGAGGAATATTAGTGACAGATAATGTATGGAAGTAATTTTTACCAATAAAGTCGACAAACACGGCTGGAAGTGATTTGAGGTCCTCACCCAAATGCAGGACGTTGCAGTCACGTTACTTCTATGGTGTCCTTGAGCGGTCAATTCTCAGCAGCGGAATTCGTCTGTGAGCCTCCTCACTGAATGGGGTCAGATGCTAACAGGCGGCCGAAGTACACAAACTGACTACTCAC
Encoded here:
- the orc2 gene encoding origin recognition complex subunit 2 isoform X2, which encodes MSVLEVKFIGDGDVVEHIVDKQEGVQNSGGSVQKMVTFKSPAGRRATEHAEYGADENGIFDEQDYIQALGTDHVEEDEEDMSRVAGSSIFTFQKVKRGHSMAQIANELARTPGKSVTFKSTPNVEPSTPTRTGRNHGGENRTPRRSKKVQFVSTTPHRLRKRMTTPNLRSDSDSELSPSDSGEEDDDEDGMEEEGKVKKEDKKEDKENSKTPRTPSKGLSAALYKTPAKRSKSTSEPLNQPSMVEEYFEAHGSSKVLTSDRTLERLHTPKLDRDTLVRLLEGKPSCYSKEIQQLNGKHREHFSKWMLQLQLGFSVLVYGLGSKKALLEDFRVSYLSEEIHLVVNGFFPSITLKSILNALTCDVLEHQGSFRTPSDQIQFISQKLKDSQDIHVYLVIHNIDGPMLRGEKTQSALGQLASLPNLHLVASLDHINAPLVWDQFKQSQFNWLWWECVTYEHYAEETSYENSLLVQQTGTLALSSLTHVLRSLTPNARGIFKLLVKFQLENKDNPSYTGLSFQDFYQRCREAFLVNSDLTLRTQLTEFRDHKLIRTRKGADGVEYLIVAVEASTLMDFLENEEGD
- the zgc:162816 gene encoding D-serine dehydratase; this encodes MEGEPLSALCTPALVVDVDKVKRNAKRMIERFEKLGVQLRPHMKTHKTLECADIMTGGSRRCIVVSTLAEACFYADHGFDDIIYAYSIPFDKVERCAVLSERLELFQILLDHPDALEQLKKRPLKDGRLWHIWLKLDCGNGRAGVLHSEPEALRLAQAIAQAEGVQLTGVYAHCGNTYNCMGVEQIQAVAQETTSLTLQFIEKLKSIGITCKSSIGSTPSCSHPVKDMSRLSEVHPGNYVFYDVQQSLIGSCSLEDVAVRVLTRVIGHSPHRNQLLIDCGWTGISLDGAGKLPTGNAVIEGHSNLKLVSMTQEHGRVEPISGPLDYSKFPLGTLLTLIPYHSCATAAMHPVYHVHSEGRLVGKWIPTRGW
- the orc2 gene encoding origin recognition complex subunit 2 isoform X1, producing MSVLEVKFIGDGDVVEHIVDKQEGVQNSGGSVQKMVTFKSPAGRRATEHAEYGADENGIFDEQDYIQALGTDHVEEDEEDMSRVAGSSIFTFQKVKRGHSMAQIANELARTPGKSVTFKSTPNVEPSTPTRTGRNHGGENRTPRRVGIQSKKVQFVSTTPHRLRKRMTTPNLRSDSDSELSPSDSGEEDDDEDGMEEEGKVKKEDKKEDKENSKTPRTPSKGLSAALYKTPAKRSKSTSEPLNQPSMVEEYFEAHGSSKVLTSDRTLERLHTPKLDRDTLVRLLEGKPSCYSKEIQQLNGKHREHFSKWMLQLQLGFSVLVYGLGSKKALLEDFRVSYLSEEIHLVVNGFFPSITLKSILNALTCDVLEHQGSFRTPSDQIQFISQKLKDSQDIHVYLVIHNIDGPMLRGEKTQSALGQLASLPNLHLVASLDHINAPLVWDQFKQSQFNWLWWECVTYEHYAEETSYENSLLVQQTGTLALSSLTHVLRSLTPNARGIFKLLVKFQLENKDNPSYTGLSFQDFYQRCREAFLVNSDLTLRTQLTEFRDHKLIRTRKGADGVEYLIVAVEASTLMDFLENEEGD